From a single Planococcus shenhongbingii genomic region:
- a CDS encoding gamma carbonic anhydrase, producing the protein MIYPFNGKHPSIHPSVFIADHTTITGDVTIGAESSVWFNTVIRGDVSPTIIGNKTNIQDLCMLHQSPGKTLILEDNVTIGHQVTLHSCIIRKGALIGMGSIILDGAEVGEGAFIGAGSLVPPGKVIPPGMLALGRPAKVVRELRDDDKQDMERIVREYAEKGAYYKSLQKTYIEQEK; encoded by the coding sequence ATGATTTACCCATTCAACGGCAAGCACCCATCCATTCATCCATCCGTATTCATCGCGGACCATACAACAATTACCGGTGATGTGACAATTGGTGCTGAATCATCCGTCTGGTTCAATACCGTCATACGCGGTGACGTCTCTCCGACTATCATCGGAAACAAAACCAATATCCAGGATTTATGCATGCTTCACCAGAGTCCAGGGAAAACATTGATTCTTGAAGACAATGTCACGATTGGCCATCAAGTGACACTCCATAGCTGCATTATCCGAAAAGGCGCACTGATTGGCATGGGATCCATCATATTAGACGGCGCTGAAGTTGGAGAAGGCGCATTCATCGGAGCTGGAAGCCTCGTTCCGCCCGGCAAAGTCATTCCGCCCGGAATGCTGGCGCTTGGGCGTCCAGCGAAAGTGGTCCGTGAACTCCGGGATGATGATAAGCAAGATATGGAACGCATCGTCCGGGAGTATGCGGAAAAAGGTGCTTACTATAAATCATTGCAAAAAACCTATATCGAGCAAGAAAAATAA
- a CDS encoding alpha/beta fold hydrolase produces MWKWEAKGQAKAVIVLVHSAYEHHIRYAWQIDQWRSENFHVITGDLPGHGKSAPANQPHQESFIAYEESVRASTLAALEEQLPVFIVAHGLGATIVMNFLSHNPYPIAGVVFSSPWLRLIKTPSKFSAALTGLHKLTSNMAIEHHIHIHDLTRNKEVIEQEKDDSLYNSTVTVGWYHELQTYLKQTAQNIGKFPDIPIFIQTGEVDAIADQAYTKLWLKQQELKEFSFKEWPRCYHDLFQEPEREDVFISSHLFIKNVLRSLGYVVT; encoded by the coding sequence ATGTGGAAATGGGAAGCGAAAGGACAAGCAAAGGCAGTTATAGTGCTCGTGCACAGCGCGTATGAACACCATATTCGCTATGCCTGGCAAATCGATCAATGGCGTTCTGAGAATTTTCACGTCATTACAGGAGATTTGCCAGGCCATGGGAAAAGTGCACCGGCAAATCAGCCGCATCAGGAATCGTTTATAGCCTATGAGGAATCGGTCCGGGCTTCGACTCTTGCTGCTTTAGAAGAACAGCTCCCGGTGTTTATCGTTGCCCATGGACTTGGAGCTACTATTGTTATGAATTTCTTAAGCCATAACCCTTACCCAATAGCTGGCGTCGTCTTTAGTTCTCCTTGGCTGCGTTTGATAAAAACTCCATCGAAATTTTCGGCTGCACTGACAGGCTTGCATAAACTGACCTCTAATATGGCAATTGAACATCATATTCATATCCATGACTTAACGCGCAATAAAGAAGTAATTGAACAAGAAAAAGACGATTCCTTGTATAACTCTACTGTGACCGTTGGATGGTATCATGAATTGCAGACTTATTTGAAGCAAACAGCGCAAAACATCGGGAAATTTCCGGACATCCCGATTTTTATCCAAACAGGTGAAGTTGATGCAATCGCTGACCAAGCATATACGAAACTATGGCTCAAACAACAGGAATTAAAAGAATTCAGCTTTAAAGAATGGCCGCGTTGTTATCATGATCTTTTTCAGGAACCGGAACGTGAAGATGTATTTATTTCATCTCATTTATTCATTAAGAATGTGTTGCGTTCTCTCGGCTATGTAGTGACATAA
- a CDS encoding LLM class flavin-dependent oxidoreductase: protein MAPLKYSILDQSPISEGSTPQEALKHTAMLAQKAEEWGYTRFWVSEHHDATTLAGSSPEVLIAHLGAVTNTIRLGSGGVMLPHYSAFKVAENFKLLEALYPHRIDVGVGRAPGGMPRASYALNEGRKRDVSRFPDQIEDLRMYLTDSIPEEHSYYGMKATPVTAAAPPIWMLGTGQSSAELAAEKGLPYMFAQFINGEGGQSFARTYRDRFVSNDGSKPYQGVAIFIMCQETEEQAEWVASSMDLALVMGAQGMPSKGTPPPERAMNYPYSKFERLLVEENRKRMIVGTPEQVVDRLEKLAAGYAADEVMLVAIAYDFQDKLKSFQLIAEEMKKREKSRRPQK, encoded by the coding sequence ATGGCGCCATTGAAATACAGCATCTTGGACCAATCACCGATTTCAGAAGGAAGTACACCGCAAGAGGCGTTGAAACACACAGCGATGCTGGCACAGAAAGCGGAAGAGTGGGGATATACGCGTTTTTGGGTTTCAGAGCATCACGATGCTACAACACTTGCGGGCTCGTCTCCCGAAGTTTTGATCGCTCATCTGGGTGCTGTGACAAACACCATTCGCCTCGGGTCAGGCGGAGTTATGCTTCCGCATTATTCAGCATTCAAAGTAGCGGAAAACTTTAAATTATTAGAAGCGCTTTATCCACATCGAATTGATGTAGGAGTTGGACGGGCACCAGGCGGCATGCCACGGGCGAGCTATGCTTTAAACGAAGGGCGGAAGCGCGATGTCAGCCGATTCCCGGATCAAATAGAAGATTTAAGAATGTATTTGACGGATTCTATTCCGGAAGAACATTCTTATTACGGAATGAAAGCGACACCAGTGACAGCTGCTGCTCCTCCAATCTGGATGCTTGGGACAGGACAGAGTTCTGCGGAACTGGCAGCCGAAAAAGGCCTCCCTTATATGTTTGCCCAGTTCATCAACGGAGAAGGAGGCCAAAGTTTTGCAAGGACTTATCGCGACCGCTTTGTATCGAATGATGGCAGTAAACCATACCAGGGTGTTGCTATTTTCATTATGTGCCAGGAAACAGAAGAACAGGCGGAGTGGGTAGCTTCATCTATGGATTTGGCCCTTGTGATGGGGGCACAAGGCATGCCGTCTAAAGGCACGCCGCCGCCGGAACGGGCAATGAATTATCCTTATTCAAAATTTGAACGGCTGCTGGTTGAAGAAAATCGCAAGCGGATGATTGTCGGGACGCCTGAACAAGTGGTGGACAGGCTGGAAAAGCTGGCTGCCGGTTATGCCGCGGATGAAGTGATGCTTGTAGCTATTGCTTATGATTTTCAAGACAAACTGAAATCTTTCCAATTGATTGCAGAAGAAATGAAGAAGCGTGAAAAAAGCAGACGGCCACAGAAATAA
- a CDS encoding M20 family metallopeptidase, with protein sequence MDQEQAKSLLKELIQIKSVNPPGNETEVAKRLKILFDEHGIENEFVEYDNNRANLIAHIKGEEEGPALGFTGHMDVVPTGEIEWEHDPFAAEEQDGKIYGRGACDMKSGLAACVLAMVSLKKEGLPKKGSITLLATVGEEAGAVGAKQLTALGYADPLDALIVAEPTRNQIKIAHKGALWPQIITYGKTAHGSMPDMGTNAVIHMNEIIHKLLGEEFKMQFEEDDLLGGATFSVNVISGGSNTNVVPDRCMVNIDIRTVPSQNHQQIIGQIEQIIQSANLRYPDLKADIRILNDQPSLRNSREDPFVQVVQDAVKAKGGTTALGGMTGYTDGSQFSQASKKFPIIVLGPGDTKLAHQPDEYVEVDEYLSSIQLYKDIAKKFLA encoded by the coding sequence ATGGATCAGGAACAAGCCAAATCATTATTGAAAGAATTAATTCAAATCAAAAGTGTCAACCCTCCCGGAAATGAAACGGAGGTCGCCAAAAGATTGAAAATCCTTTTCGATGAGCATGGCATAGAAAATGAGTTCGTGGAATATGACAACAATCGGGCCAATTTAATTGCACATATAAAAGGTGAAGAAGAAGGTCCTGCCCTCGGGTTCACTGGCCATATGGATGTTGTCCCGACAGGTGAAATCGAATGGGAACATGATCCTTTCGCAGCCGAAGAACAAGACGGCAAAATTTATGGGCGCGGTGCCTGCGATATGAAAAGCGGACTCGCAGCCTGTGTGCTCGCTATGGTTTCGCTGAAAAAAGAAGGCCTCCCCAAAAAAGGCAGCATTACACTTTTGGCCACAGTCGGTGAAGAAGCAGGAGCAGTCGGCGCCAAACAACTGACGGCATTAGGCTACGCTGATCCGCTGGATGCCTTGATTGTCGCGGAACCGACTCGAAATCAAATCAAGATTGCCCATAAAGGTGCATTATGGCCACAAATTATTACTTATGGAAAAACTGCCCATGGCTCGATGCCGGATATGGGAACGAATGCGGTGATTCATATGAATGAAATCATCCATAAGTTATTAGGGGAAGAATTTAAAATGCAATTTGAGGAAGACGATTTGCTGGGCGGCGCTACATTTAGTGTCAACGTCATCAGTGGCGGATCCAACACAAATGTCGTGCCAGACCGCTGTATGGTAAATATCGATATCCGTACGGTCCCTTCCCAGAACCATCAACAAATTATCGGGCAAATTGAACAGATCATCCAATCTGCGAACCTAAGATATCCGGACCTAAAGGCAGATATCCGGATATTAAACGATCAGCCTTCTTTAAGGAATTCACGTGAGGATCCTTTTGTCCAAGTGGTTCAAGACGCAGTGAAAGCAAAGGGCGGTACGACTGCGCTTGGGGGAATGACAGGATATACCGACGGCTCACAATTTTCCCAAGCGAGTAAGAAGTTCCCCATCATCGTATTAGGTCCAGGCGATACAAAGCTTGCCCATCAGCCGGATGAATATGTTGAAGTTGATGAATATCTGAGCAGTATTCAACTTTATAAGGACATTGCAAAAAAGTTTTTAGCGTAA
- a CDS encoding MJ1477/TM1410 family putative glycoside hydrolase, giving the protein MLGRVKIVSCFGLLLFLAAAGCSVEREENTQSQTARGEITIQKTWLYQLQNTNPVQIADSGYEIAVIDPTVDGKTRFTKEQIDKIKASGTTVLAYLSIGEASAYLPYWQTAWGVEEEGIINVAEDAPEWIGRKPNPDWPESVKVRYWDEHWWNILEPELDKIKGAGFDGLYLDIVDAYFYWGDKATYLHEPHLAADPQNEKEAAERMMNLVKRISAEAKESSPDFQVFPQNAESIFDYDDGSYLTAIDGIGAEDLWYDEAEKSGDVKERLPYLEMVRDAGKEVLSIDYVLTESMDPDDRMRIEDYKKRCAEKDFFCFPAMMDRELDKQISHEEHGNGGH; this is encoded by the coding sequence ATGTTGGGTAGAGTTAAAATTGTTTCCTGTTTCGGATTGCTGCTCTTTTTAGCTGCTGCCGGTTGTTCGGTGGAGCGAGAAGAAAACACTCAGAGCCAAACAGCTAGAGGAGAAATAACCATTCAAAAGACTTGGCTTTATCAGCTGCAAAATACCAATCCGGTTCAAATTGCCGATAGCGGTTATGAAATTGCGGTCATCGATCCAACGGTCGATGGGAAAACGCGCTTCACAAAAGAACAAATAGATAAAATTAAAGCGAGCGGCACGACAGTTTTGGCGTATCTCAGCATAGGGGAAGCAAGTGCTTATTTGCCTTATTGGCAGACGGCATGGGGTGTTGAAGAAGAAGGCATAATAAATGTAGCAGAAGATGCACCTGAGTGGATTGGCCGTAAGCCGAATCCGGACTGGCCAGAAAGCGTAAAAGTGCGATATTGGGACGAACATTGGTGGAACATATTAGAGCCAGAACTGGATAAAATCAAAGGTGCCGGTTTTGATGGCCTATACCTGGACATAGTTGACGCTTATTTTTATTGGGGAGATAAAGCGACTTATTTACACGAACCGCATCTTGCTGCGGACCCGCAAAATGAGAAGGAGGCTGCAGAACGGATGATGAATTTGGTAAAGCGGATTTCAGCAGAGGCCAAAGAAAGTTCTCCTGATTTTCAAGTGTTTCCGCAAAACGCCGAAAGCATCTTTGATTATGATGACGGTTCATATTTAACTGCCATTGATGGAATAGGGGCGGAAGATCTTTGGTATGATGAAGCAGAAAAAAGCGGCGATGTGAAAGAACGTCTTCCTTATTTGGAGATGGTCAGAGATGCAGGAAAGGAAGTTCTTTCAATCGATTATGTGTTGACGGAATCAATGGACCCCGACGACCGCATGCGAATCGAGGATTATAAGAAGCGCTGTGCCGAAAAAGACTTTTTCTGTTTTCCGGCTATGATGGACCGGGAATTGGACAAGCAGATTTCTCATGAAGAACACGGTAATGGAGGACATTAA